The following DNA comes from Triticum aestivum cultivar Chinese Spring chromosome 3D, IWGSC CS RefSeq v2.1, whole genome shotgun sequence.
GCGTGCCACGGATTTGTGACGACATGTGGCGATATTCATTGCAGCAAGATGAGTGAGATATTTTAACCCATGGGATATACAACTTCATCCAAAAAGATACTGATACCATTTCTCATTTTGAATTTATGGATTTTTTTGTACTAGGATGGTTATTTGATTTTAGGCGTGGGGTGCTCCTCAATCCTTTAAGAAAAAAAAAATCGGTTTTGTATGTATGAGGCGAACCGCTAGAAAATCAATTGTGTGAAGAATGCAACACAAATTCTATACCTACAGAGAATACAAATACGATGGTGGTCCAGTAGGCTTGTAGTCTAGTGGAGGAATAGACAAGCAAGCCAATGAAACGGAGAGAAAAAGATCAAATACAGAGGCAGATATCTCGCGCTCCTGAATCCTCGCACCTGATAGGCCCGCTTCACATTCACACCATCCACACAAGCCCATAAAGAAAATATTCTCAGACAATACTCGCAAAAAAATATGTTCATTAATAATGAGAATATAATTATACTCTAAAATGAAATagcaaaaaaaatggaaaaaaagaaaagaggggaaggggAACCGGATGCCCAGAAACTGGAACCAGGAGGAAATCCCTAGTTCCCCACGCGATCCTCTTCCTCTATAAAGCCTGGCCCCCGCGACACAGATGCACCCAGTCGCGCACTGAGACCCCCACGCCATCATCGCCCATCAACGCGCAGCTCGCGTAACATTTGCAGGCCCTCGTCGCCCCTTGGAGGTTTCGGTTTGCCATGGCGGACCAGCTCAGCGAGGAGCAGATTGGCGAGTTCAAGGAGGCCTTCAGCCTCTTCGACAAGGACGGCGATGGTACCGATTTCCGCCCCCCTTCCCTTCCCCCATCTGCATTAGGTGATCTCGCGTGGACGCCATCTCGGTCGATCCGGCCCGGGATCGGGGGTCCCGCCCTGCCAGGCGTGCGTTTGATCTGCGCCATGCGATGCGCACCTAGATCTGATGGCGTGCCGGGGGCGATTTTGTTTTCGCGCAGCGATTTGGTTGTCTCGGCATGGTTTCTTATGGTAATCGAGGCGCCTGCGCGGCGGTGATTTCATCAATCTGTTCCGTGGTTCAGGTCATGTTCTCGTTAGAGGCGTGCAATTTGTCTGCAGGGAGGGGGGTTACGCATTGTGGTGTGCGTTTTGTGCTTGTATGTAGGCCTGTGGTGATTTGACACGGCTTAGCGTTTGGGTGGCCTGTGAAATGATCTCAGGAACAAGGATGGGGTAAATTTGCGCACCAATTTGCACGTAGTTGGGAACTGAAGTGCAGAATTTGACAATAAATAAGTTTTGGGATCAATGTTATTTGGGGGAAGGGCATCATCACATCCTGCTGGTTGTTGAACCAGTAATTACATCCTTTTTTATCTTCAGTGAACCATACTAATTCTGAAAGAACAGTATTCCAAGGGAGTGGCCTAGTGGTTGAGGACGGTGTTGTCACTTGGCTTGCTTACCATGCTTCCAATTTATTCGCATCAGATTCCTTAGATGTGTCTGCTTCTAGTTACTCCGTCTGAGACCAAGAAATATCTGCTCTAAGCCCCTGGCCATTCAGTTTAGCATCGACAACGTGGGTGTAATGTGGGCTGTTCTGTTAGTTACTTTCTATGGAATCTTATTGTGTCATAGTAAACATATGGAAAAGACTTGAGAATAaagtggccatggaggagtattgTAAAAAAAAGAAATGGTCATGGAGGAGAATCTAGGCCTACTTGGAGATGGTCGTCCACACTGGTTTAGAATATAATAGAACGCTTGAAGAATGTTGGAATGTTCAATAATTCAGTTGAAGGCCTTGACGACGTGTCGTTTAATCAATCCCCGATCCTGAATATATTGTTTCAAACTGTCAGTTGTTTCATCAGAATTTTTTAGGTAGTTTGGATGTAAAATGTGATTAATTAGATCTGTGGGTACGTTCAACTGGTGTTTCTGCTGCCTGTAGTGGAGGATGTAGGATTTTTACTAGTGCACGTGCATTATATCTGCGTACTTGAATTCAATTATATATGTTGGGTGATGCCCTGTGTAAATTGTTAGATAGCTTCTTTTTTGCTGTTTGACTTGAAAATAAGCTGAATGAGTTTTCATACTGATGACTTAACATGGGTTCTAATAATCCGGTCATGGAGGAGAATCTAGGCCTGCTCAGAGTTAGCGGTCCACATTGGCTTAGAATATAATAGAACACTTGAAGAATGTTGGACCATTCAATAATTCAATTGAAGCACTTAACGTGTCGCTTAATCAATGCCCCAATCCTGGATATATTGTTTCAAACTGTCAATTGTTTGACCAGAATTCTTTAGGTAGTTTGGATGTAAAATGTGATTAATTAGATCTGTGGGTATGTTGAACTGGTGTTTCTGCTGCCTATAGTGGAGGATGTAGGATTTTTAATAGTTTAAGGGCATTATATCTGTGTACTTGAATTTGATCATACGTTGGGCGATGCCCTGTGTAAACTGTTAGATAGCTTCTTTTTTGCTATTTGACTTGAAAATAAACTGAATGAGTTTTCATGCTGACGACTTAACATGGGTTTTAATAGAATTTGTTGATTGACATACTGTACTGTGAAAGATGCAAGGACATAGAGACAACACAATCAACACCTGCATCCTAATTTATCTGCTGCCACCTGCCATATATTCCATTTGTGTTTGGAAGGTGTAGACTCAAAATCCGTTGAATGCTTTATGCATATTATTGAACCAAAGTATTGATAATTTTATGCTATTTATTATGTAAGGTAATGTTTATGTCCTCTTTATTTCTGCATGAGTTACTGTGCTTTATAACTCACTGTTTTGTCTAATCGGAGATTTTTTTATAACCAGAGTATGTTTGATCACTTAACCCAGCTTGGGTGTTCTGTGACCATTGAAAGTGCACTTTCTGGTGTTAGTTGGTTTTATGTTCCCTGAATAAAAATGGTTATCCTGATGAGATGGATTCTTCAACTTGTCTAGTCCAAATCTTTGCACCTTCTGCTGTATATTTGTGGCCACTACATTTTTAAGTTTTACTATACTTGACAGCACATTGCACATATTCTCTCTTATGTCTGTCTTATCATGAGGTGGCATGATTTCTCAGGTAGCATCACCACCAAGGAGCTTGGAACCGTGATGCGCTCCCTCGGCCAGAACCCTACCGAGGCGGAGCTGCAGGACATGATCAACGAGGTGGATGCGGACGGCAATGGCACCATCGACTTCCCAGAGTTCCTGAACCTGATGGCCCGCAAGATGAAGGACACCGACTCTGAGGAggagctcaaggaggcgttccgCGTGTTTGACAAGGACCAGAACGGTTTCATCTCTGCAGCGGAGCTCCGCCAGGTGATGACCAACCTCGGGGAGAAGCtgtcggaggaggaggtggaggagatgGTCCGCGAGGCCGATGTGGACGGCGATGGCCAGATCAACTACGACGAGTTCGTCAAGGTCATGATGGCCAAGTGAGGAACCACCCCCTCTGAAATAACCCTTTCTATTTCCGCCGAATAACGAACCGTCTGGCACCACTACTTCATAACAATTTTTACCTTATTATTACGTGCACGCTGCTGGTACTGACACTTGTTGGCTAGGTGTAGTCACTGAGGGGAGAAGAGGCCAGAtgttattttttttcttctcttggtCACGGACTTCTCCTGTACTCGCTGGATTTGGTGTTTTTCTTGGTTGGGTTGCTTCTTGCTTCATGCTTGTCGTTCGGTTTGTTGATGAAAGTTATACACTAATTTTGCGCCACACGTGCGTTCCATCTCGCTATCTGACTCTCGTTTTCGTTGGAGATTATATCACGCACGTGAAGTCGGATTTGGAATTTTCGAACTGCGTTATGTAGGTGCGGCCTAGGCTCGTACGTAACGTAACAATCACCTGTGGAGCCTCTTCCTCCGTGCTACGTCGTGGAGACTCTTCCTCGAGTCGTGCGTGCCAGAGAATTGCTGCGTAGGCCGTTGTCACGTCCGAATGTGATGCCTGGTCGGTTGTCTCCGCCAGGCAGCTCGATTTGATGTCCGGCAACGTGGCTGCGACTCCTGTGGAGCCGTGCCAAATGCGGAGGTGGCGGCTTCTCGAGACGGTCCCTAGGCTAGCTAGAAGATGAAGATGGATGAACGCGACGCCATTGTCTCTGTCGATGGTTGCAGTCGTGCGGAGATATATCATACGTCGACATGGCCAGTGGACATGGTTTCGTGCAGGAATAACTGGTCGGGAGGTGGCCATTGCTCGGAATATATGCCATCCAAACCCTTTTCGGCCGGCGGCTCGAAGATGCTGAACGCAGCTTTTATTCGTTGTTTATGTTGTGTTCGTATAAAGTGAAAGGGCGTGGCGGCGAAAAAGCTCAAGAGAGGGATTTATTCGTACAGATCTTATTCGTTTTCTCGGTTTGCATCTTACTTCCGGGCTTTTGCAGACCCCCTCAATGAACGGACACGAGCTCTTCTGTCAgattctttgaaaagaaaagaaaatagacgAAGGGGGAGGCGCGTTTTGGCTCCTGGGAGCATTCACTCCCGCATGAATAGTACCTCCtggaaaaattctgattttttttgaatgtTCATGTTAGTGTCACAAGCATGGTTGCCAATTTTCATGCGGAACGGAGCAATAGTGTTTCATCggtgaaaaaaaaacaaatttgaggtGGCATTTTTCCGTAACATTTGGTATTCAATTTCTTTTTTTTCACATGCTAAAATATTTAACCTTTTTGCCTGAAACTTTGCAAGTAGTATTTTGATGTGACTATGAATACATAAAGAATTTGTTAGGATTTTTCTAACATTTCAAAAATCATTTTTCACACGTGCTCCCGAGAGCGAAATTGGATTTCCGTGAAGGCTTATGCATATGTAAACCCTGTTTCTGTTTGTGCAGGAGAAGGGAGAAGAGGATAGAGGAGAGGAGAGCGCCGTCGGCCAAGAAGAGCGCGGCAGGGGCATCCGGTGCAAAGAGTGGCAGCAAATGCATAATCCTCTAGCTGAAACCATCGAACGTGAATAGTGTGTGTGGTGCGCTGGTCCCCGCCCGACGCATCTGAGCTGTTGTATGTATCAATGTATGTTCATGTGTATCCCGGTGTATGATGGCCATCGGCCTACGACTGTAACCATTCTCAAGGTAAACGAATAAAAGTGCTCTCTGTTTGCAGAAAAAGAAGAAAGTGTAGAGACAAGGCGCGGCGGAGCTTGAGAGTTGAGACGTTAACCATCACGGACAGGTCGATAGATTCCTCAattatcaaaaagaaaaagaaaaacacggaCAGGTCGACGGATCCACCGTTAGATATGGCGAAGCGCACGGCCGTCGGGTCTCGGCGTTGTGACTGGAGACTGGGCCTGTCTGCTGGGCCTTTGACGCCTACGCTGCTGTAACCACTTGAGCTGGCCCGGAAGGCCTCGCCCCCTTCGCCCTCAGGCACGGCGGGGGTC
Coding sequences within:
- the LOC123079499 gene encoding calmodulin-3, translating into MADQLSEEQIGEFKEAFSLFDKDGDGSITTKELGTVMRSLGQNPTEAELQDMINEVDADGNGTIDFPEFLNLMARKMKDTDSEEELKEAFRVFDKDQNGFISAAELRQVMTNLGEKLSEEEVEEMVREADVDGDGQINYDEFVKVMMAKRREKRIEERRAPSAKKSAAGASGAKSGSKCIIL